The sequence below is a genomic window from Verrucomicrobiia bacterium.
ATTCCATTGCTTGACGGCCGCCACCGCCTCTTCGTTAAAAATCTCGTTGGAGCTCTCTACAATCAGGACATCCAGTACCTGGCCGTCTTCGTCGACCAAGATTCTCATCTTCACCCAGCCCTCAATCCGATTCTGATAAGCAAGGGGAGGATAGGCGGGCTTCATCTGTCGGATGAGGACGGGCTCTTCATCCACATCGATAAACGAATCTGGACCGGGAGTGGAAATGTCCACGGCGTTTATTTTCACTTCCGCATCATCGGCAAAGGGGGCGTTAATTACCTCGAGCTCCCTCTGGGAGGCGATAGTGATTTCCTCCACCACTGCTTCGTCCGGCAGGGCTTTGGGAATGCCGACAGCTGGCGGCTTGACTTTGGGAAGCTCCACCTTCAACGTTGGCGGCTTTTTTTGCAGGGAAGGGGCCGGTAGGGATATTATGTCGTCGATAATGATGATATTTTTGTCTTTTTCAGAAAATGCTTTTATGTAATTGTAGAACAAAAGCCCGCCGATTACCGATACGTGCAGGATTGCGGCCATCAAGAGCGCCCGTAGTAAGTTTTTCTGGTAGTCGATTTTTAGTTGTAAGGGGCCGTAGTAAATGGACACAAAATACTCCTTTCCGGGCGGGAGCCCGAGGGTTATGTCCTTTTCAGCGCCTTACTTGAAAAACTATTCTAACTTAAATACAATCGGGGCGTTGTACCAAAATTTGACCGGTTTTTTATTCAGAATGGCCGGCTTGAAGTTCCACTGCTTGACGGCCGCCACGGCCTCTTCGTTAAAAATCTCGTTGGAGCTTTTCACCACCTTGGTGTCCAAAACCTTGCCGTCTGTATCTACGAGAATGGCCACCACCACCTGGCCTTCAATCTTATTGGAGTAGGCGATGGGGGGATACTGGGGCTTGACCTGTTTGATGATGGCCGGTTCCTCATCCACTTCCACGAACTCGCCAAAACCGGGAGTATATTCGCTCGGGTCAATGTCGATAACCACATCCCCGGTCCCCTCCACCGGAGCGGTAATCTCCGCCAGCTCCTTTTGCGAGGCGATGGTGATCTCCTCCACCACCTCCTCGTCCGGGATGGCTTTGGGAATACCCACGGCCGGCGGCCGCACTTTCGGCGGCTCCACCTTCAGCGTGGGGGGCTTGTTCTGTAGCGAGGGCGGAGGAAGCGACTTGATATCCCGGATGACGATT
It includes:
- a CDS encoding energy transducer TonB, whose product is MSIYYGPLQLKIDYQKNLLRALLMAAILHVSVIGGLLFYNYIKAFSEKDKNIIIIDDIISLPAPSLQKKPPTLKVELPKVKPPAVGIPKALPDEAVVEEITIASQRELEVINAPFADDAEVKINAVDISTPGPDSFIDVDEEPVLIRQMKPAYPPLAYQNRIEGWVKMRILVDEDGQVLDVLIVESSNEIFNEEAVAAVKQWNFKPAILNKKPVKFWYNAPIVFKLE
- a CDS encoding energy transducer TonB, with amino-acid sequence MNGFALNYGAFELKRNYQRYLFRALLIAAGFHAAIIGGFLLYNYIKSLSERDKNVIVIRDIKSLPPPSLQNKPPTLKVEPPKVRPPAVGIPKAIPDEEVVEEITIASQKELAEITAPVEGTGDVVIDIDPSEYTPGFGEFVEVDEEPAIIKQVKPQYPPIAYSNKIEGQVVVAILVDTDGKVLDTKVVKSSNEIFNEEAVAAVKQWNFKPAILNKKPVKFWYNAPIVFKLE